The genomic stretch TTCCGAACATAGCTACCCGGCAATGCCACTGGCGTGACAACCGGAACACCAGAGGTTCGTCCACTCCGGTCCTCTCGTACTAGGAGCAGCCCCTCTCAAATCTCAAACGTCCACGGCAGATAGGGACCGAACTGTCTCACGACGTTCTAAACCCAGCTCGCGTACCACTTTAAATGGCGAACAGCCATACCCTTGGGACCGGCTTCAGCCCCAGGATGTGATGAGCCGACATCGAGGTGCCAAACACCGCCGTCGATATGAACTCTTGGGCGGTATCAGCCTGTTATCCCCGGAGTACCTTTTATCCGTTGAGCGATGGCCCTTCCATACAGAACCACCGGATCACTAAGACCTACTTTCGTACCTGCTCGACGTGTCTGTCTCGCAGTCAAGCGCGCTTTTGCCTTTATACTCTACGACCGATTTCCGACCGGTCTGAGCGCACCTTCGTACTCCTCCGTTACTCTTTAGGAGGAGACCGCCCCAGTCAAACTACCCACCATACACTGTCCTCGATCCGGATAACGGACCTGAGTTAGAACCTCAAAGTTGCCAGGGTGGTATTTCAAGGATGGCTCCACGCGAACTGGCGTCCACGCTTCAAAGCCTCCCACCTATCCTACACAAGCAAATTCAAAGTCCAGTGCAAAGCTATAGTAAAGGTTCACGGGGTCTTTCCGTCTAGCCGCGGATACACTGCATCTTCACAGCGATTTCAATTTCACTGAGTCTCGGGTGGAGACAGCGCCGCCATCGTTACGCCATTCGTGCAGGTCGGAACTTACCCGACAAGGAATTTCGCTACCTTAGGACCGTTATAGTTACGGCCGCCGTTTACCGGGGCTTCGATCAAGAGCTTCGCGTTAGCTAACCCCATCAATTAACCTTCCGGCACCGGGCAGGCGTCACACCCTATACGTCCACTTTCGTGTTTGCAGAGTGCTGTGTTTTTAATAAACAGTCGCAGCGGCCTGGTATCTTCGACCGGCATGAGCTTACGGAGCAAGTCCTTCACCCTCACCGGCGCACCTTCTCCCGAAGTTACGGTGCCATTTTGCCTAGTTCCTTCACCCGAGTTCTCTCAAGCGCCTTGGTATTCTCTACCCAACCACCTGTGTCGGTTTGGGGTACGGTTCCTGGTTACCTGAAGCTTAGAAGCTTTTCTTGGAAGCATGGCATCAACCACTTCGTCACCCAAAGGGTAACTCGTCATCAGCTCTCGGCCTTAGAATCCCGGATTTACCTAAGATTCCAGCCTACCACCTTAAACTTGGACAACCAACGCCAAGCTGGCCTAGCCTTCTCCGTCCCTCCATCGCAATAACCAGAAGTACAGGAATATTAACCTGTTTTCCATCGACTACGCTTTTCAGCCTCGCCTTAGGGACCGACTAACCCTGCGTCGATTAACGTTGCGCAGGAAACCTTGGTCTTTCGGCGTGGGTGTTTTTCACACCCATTGTCGTTACTCATGTCAGCATTCGCACTTCTGATACCTCCAGCAAGCTTCTCAACTCACCTTCACAGGCTTACAGAACGCTCCTCTACCGCATCACCCGAGGGTGATACCCGTAGCTTCGGTGTATGGTTTGAGCCCCGTTACATCTTCCGCGCAGGCCGACTCGACTAGTGAGCTATTACGCTTTCTTTAAAGGGTGGCTGCTTCTAAGCCAACCTCCTAGCTGTCTAAGCCTTCCCACATCGTTTCCCACTTAACCATAACTTTGGGACCTTAGCTGACGGTCTGGGTTGTTTCCCTTTTCACGACGGACGTTAGCACCCGCCGTGTGTCTCCCATGCTCGGCACTTGTAGGTATTCGGAGTTTGCATCGGTTTGGTAAGTCGGGATGACCCCCTAGCCGAAACAGTGCTCTACCCCCTACAGTGATACATGAGGCGCTACCTAAATAGCTTTCGAGGAGAACCAGCTATCTCCGAGCTTGATTAGCCTTTCACTCCGATCCACAGGTCATCCGCTAACTTTTCAACGGTAGTCGGTTCGGTCCTCCAGTTAGTGTTACCCAACCTTCAACCTGCCCATGGATAGATCGCCCGGTTTCGGGTCTATTCCCAGCGACTAGACGCCCTATTAAGACTCGCTTTCGCTACGCCTCCCCTATTCGGTTAAGCTCGCCACTGAAAATAAGTCGCTGACCCATTATACAAAAGGTACGCAGTCACCCAACAAAGTGGGCTCCCACTGCTTGTACGCATACGGTTTCAGGATCTATTTCACTCCCCTCTCCGGGGTTCTTTTCGCCTTTCCCTCACGGTACTAGTTCACTATCGGTCAGTCAGTAGTATTTAGCCTTGGAGGATGGTCCCCCCATATTCAGACAAAGTTTCTCGTGCTCCGTCCTACTCGATTTCATGACTAAGAGATTTTCGCGTACAGGGCTATCACCCACTATGGCCGCACTTTCCAGAGCGTTCCGCTAATCTCAAAGCCACTTAAGGGCTAGTCCCCGTTCGCTCGCCACTACTAAGGGAATCTCGGTTGATTTCTTTTCCTCAGGGTACTTAGATGTTTCAGTTCCCCTGGTTCGCCTCTTGCACCTATGTATTCAGTACAAGATAACCATCTTATGATGGCTGGGTTCCCCCATTCAGACATCTCCGGATCAAAGTCTGTTTGCCGACTCCCCGAAGCTTTTCGCAGGCTACCACGTCTTTCATCGCCTCTGACTGCCAAGGCATCCACCGTATGCGCTTCTTCACTTGACCATATAACCCCAAGCAATCTGGTTATACTGTGAAGACGACATTCGCCGAAAATTCGAATTTCTCAATTAAGAGAACTCACAAATTTTACCTTAGCCTGATCCGTTACCAGTGAAAGTAACGTTCAGTCTATCTTTCTATCACATACCCAAATTTTTAAAGAACGAACTAGTCAAAGACTAGAAATCAACATTCACCATCACAATGATGGAATGCTCATTTCTAAGCTTTCTACAAACAGAAGCAGTAGTGGTGGAGCCAAACGGGATCGAACCGTTGACCTCCTGCGTGCAAGGCAGGCGCTCTCCCAGCTGAGCTATGGCCCCGTATTTCTACAGGCGTTTCCCACACAAAATTGGTGGGTCTGGGCAGATTCGAACTGCCGACCTCACCCTTATCAGGGGTGCGCTCTAACCAACTGAGCTACAGACCCAATTTCGGGCTGCTTCTTTTCGTCTTCTTCAATGAATCAAGCAATTCGTGTGGGAACTTATGGAGCAGCTGATGTCGTCGATTAAGGAGGTGATCCAGCCGCAGGTTCCCCTACGGCTACCTTGTTACGACTTCACCCCAGTCATGAATCACACCGTGGTAACCGTCCTCCCGAAGGTTAGACTAGCTACTTCTGGTGCAACCCACTCCCATGGTGTGACGGGCGGTGTGTACAAGGCCCGGGAACGTATTCACCGCGACATTCTGATTCGCGATTACTAGCGATTCCGACTTCACGCAGTCGAGTTGCAGACTGCGATCCGGACTACGATCGGTTTTATGGGATTAGCTCCACCTCGCGGCTTGGCAACCCTCTGTACCGACCATTGTAGCACGTGTGTAGCCCAGGCCGTAAGGGCCATGATGACTTGACGTCATCCCCACCTTCCTCCGGTTTGTCACCGGCAGTCTCCTTAGAGTGCCCACCATTACGTGCTGGTAACTAAGGACAAGGGTTGCGCTCGTTACGGGACTTAACCCAACATCTCACGACACGAGCTGACGACAGCCATGCAGCACCTGTCTCAATGTTCCCGAAGGCACCAATCTATCTCTAGAAAGTTCATTGGATGTCAAGGCCTGGTAAGGTTCTTCGCGTTGCTTCGAATTAAACCACATGCTCCACCGCTTGTGCGGGCCCCCGTCAATTCATTTGAGTTTTAACCTTGCGGCCGTACTCCCCAGGCGGTCAACTTAATGCGTTAGCTGCGCCACTAAGAGCTCAAGGCTCCCAACGGCTAGTTGACATCGTTTACGGCGTGGACTACCAGGGTATCTAATCCTGTTTGCTCCCCACGCTTTCGCACCTCAGTGTCAGTATCAGTCCAGGTGGTCGCCTTCGCCACTGGTGTTCCTTCCTATATCTACGCATTTCACCGCTACACAGGAAATTCCACCACCCTCTACCATACTCTAGTCAGTCAGTTTTGAATGCAGTTCCCAGGTTGAGCCCGGGGATTTCACATCCAACTTAACTAACCACCTACGCGCGCTTTACGCCCAGTAATTCCGATTAACGCTTGCACCCTCTGTATTACCGCGGCTGCTGGCACAGAGTTAGCCGGTGCTTATTCTGTCGGTAACGTCAAAATTGCAGAGTATTAATCTACAACCCTTCCTCCCAACTTAAAGTGCTTTACAATCCGAAGACCTTCTTCACACACGCGGCATGGCTGGATCAGGCTTTCGCCCATTGTCCAATATTCCCCACTGCTGCCTCCCGTAGGAGTCTGGACCGTGTCTCAGTTCCAGTGTGACTGATCATCCTCTCAGACCAGTTACGGATCGTCGCCTTGGTGAGCCATTACCCCACCAACTAGCTAATCCGACCTAGGCTCATCTGATAGCGCAAGGCCCGAAGGTCCCCTGCTTTCTCCCGTAGGACGTATGCGGTATTAGCGTCCGTTTCCGAACGTTATCCCCCACTACCAGGCAGATTCCTAGGCATTACTCACCCGTCCGCCGCTCTCAAGAGAAGCAAGCTTCTCTCTACCGCTCGACTTGCATGTGTTAGGCCTGCCGCCAGCGTTCAATCTGAGCCATGATCAAACTCTTCAGTTCAAACATCTTTGGGTTTTTAAGAAACCCTAAACTTGGCTCAGCAATCGTTGGTTACATCTTTGATTTCTCGCGGAGTAACTTGTGATGCTGATAATCTTGTTGACTATCAGTCTGACTCCACAAGCACCCACACGAATTGCTTGATTCAGTTGTTAAAGAGCGGTTGGTTAAGATCTTTCGTCTCAACCGAGGCGCACATTCTACAGCAGCCTCACTTGCTGTCAAGTGGTTATTTTCAGAAGTTTTCGAGGATTTCCTCAACAACTTCAACCACTTGCGCTTTCGATCTCTCGTCAGCGGGAGGCGAATTCTACAGCGTTACACGCTGCTGTCAACACCTCTTTTTCTCCGCTTTCGACCGAGAAGATCGAAACGTCGATAGAGCCAAACAACCCTGCCCTACCCACTCCTTCCGGGCTTCGATGAACTGAAGCGCCTCGCTGTCGAATCCTGCATAACTCTTTGTTTATCAAGGAGTTTTCCGTTTCGACTGCGCCGGAAGTGGGGCGAATTATAGACAGATATAAATCGCCGTCAACCGCTAATCCAAAATTTATTCGGATTTAAGCGTAATACGCGCAAATGCCTTCTTGCCCGCCTGGCAAACGTGGGTCGCACCCAGCTCATATATAAAGGTGCGATCTACCACCTCACCATCTATACGCACACCACCAGAACCTAGGAGGTCACGCGCAACCGCCGAGTTCTTCACCAACCCCGCCTTATTAAGGACAGCAGCGATCGGCATTGCCTCGACAGCAGTCAACTCAATCTCAGGCAGGTCATCCGGGAGCTCGCCATCCTTCATGCGATTACCCGCAGCACGATGAGCGCTGGCCGCAGCCTCATTACCATGGAAGCGTGCAACTATCTCTTCCGCCAGCTTGATTTTGACGTCCCGCGGATTCGCACCAGCGTCGACCTCGGCACGCAACGCATTGATTTCATCCATCGAGCGAAAACTCAACAGCTCGAAGTAACGCCACATCAGCGCATCCGGAATCGAAACCAGCTTGCCGTACATTACGCCCGGCGCCTCCTGGATACCTACATAGTTACCCAAGGACTTGGACATCTTCTTGACGCCATCCAACCCTTCCAGCAATGGCATGGTCAGAATGCATTGAGCTTCCTGGCCATACGCACGCTGCAGCTCACGCCCCATCAACAGATTGAACTTCTGATCAGTACCACCCAGCTCAACATCCGCACGCAGTGCCACCGAGTCATACCCCTGAACCAATGGGTACAGAAACTCATGTATCGCAATAGGCTGATTGGTGGAGTAGCGCTTGTCGAAATCATC from Pseudomonas fluorescens encodes the following:
- the tyrS gene encoding tyrosine--tRNA ligase, with product MKSVEEQLALIKRGAEELLVEAELIEKLKRGQPLRIKAGFDPTAPDLHLGHTVLINKLRQFQELGHQVIFLIGDFTGMIGDPSGKSATRPPLTREQVLDNAETYKTQVFKILDPAKTEVAFNSTWMDQMGPADFIRLTSQYTVARMLERDDFDKRYSTNQPIAIHEFLYPLVQGYDSVALRADVELGGTDQKFNLLMGRELQRAYGQEAQCILTMPLLEGLDGVKKMSKSLGNYVGIQEAPGVMYGKLVSIPDALMWRYFELLSFRSMDEINALRAEVDAGANPRDVKIKLAEEIVARFHGNEAAASAHRAAGNRMKDGELPDDLPEIELTAVEAMPIAAVLNKAGLVKNSAVARDLLGSGGVRIDGEVVDRTFIYELGATHVCQAGKKAFARITLKSE